A single genomic interval of uncultured Desulfobulbus sp. harbors:
- a CDS encoding DUF4340 domain-containing protein translates to MKRWIIFCALLVVVQAGLTLWTNVGQQVNMGTSAKGPLLSVQANAIDGLMLTDAAGHTLNFNKKDGHWLLPDSGNFPADAIRLQALIDSLINLQRGWPEATTSEAATRFKVAPDNFVSKLTLLVQQKPASVIYFGSSPGLRKLYLRADKDADIHSMSISARDLEPKAGEWIDTTVLHLKADQVALVHLPNLELVQGENGLQPADLKDGETLNTEKRDILVNRLTGLSIFALLGKEVKPEYGLEHPALAYSLALKDGRTISYTFGQMQKPADSKEKPAVENRYVLKVSDQEQLLQVEGWQVDALKKANRQELVKSTAKEAAAPVAPQTENEHPEIPTQPLQAEQATEAPAPVQ, encoded by the coding sequence ATGAAACGATGGATTATTTTCTGCGCCCTCCTGGTTGTGGTGCAGGCTGGGCTCACTCTTTGGACGAACGTTGGGCAGCAGGTGAATATGGGAACCTCCGCCAAAGGACCTCTGCTCTCCGTGCAGGCGAATGCGATCGATGGCCTGATGCTCACCGATGCGGCAGGGCATACGCTGAACTTCAATAAAAAGGATGGACACTGGCTGTTGCCGGATTCCGGTAATTTTCCGGCGGATGCCATCCGTCTGCAGGCCTTGATCGATTCCCTGATCAACTTGCAGCGCGGTTGGCCGGAGGCAACCACCAGCGAGGCTGCTACCCGTTTTAAAGTCGCACCGGATAACTTCGTCTCCAAACTGACCCTGCTCGTTCAGCAGAAACCAGCCTCTGTGATCTACTTTGGATCCTCACCCGGACTGCGTAAGCTCTACCTGCGTGCGGACAAGGACGCTGATATTCACTCCATGAGCATCTCGGCCAGGGACCTGGAACCCAAGGCCGGTGAGTGGATCGACACCACCGTGCTCCATTTGAAAGCCGATCAGGTGGCGCTGGTTCATCTCCCCAATCTGGAGCTGGTGCAGGGGGAAAATGGTCTGCAGCCTGCAGACTTGAAGGATGGTGAAACATTGAATACCGAAAAACGGGATATACTGGTCAACCGTTTGACCGGGCTCTCGATCTTCGCTCTTCTCGGGAAAGAGGTCAAACCGGAATATGGATTGGAGCATCCGGCCCTTGCCTACAGTCTTGCCCTGAAAGACGGACGCACGATCAGCTACACATTCGGGCAAATGCAAAAGCCTGCGGACAGCAAGGAAAAACCGGCGGTCGAGAACAGGTATGTGCTCAAGGTCTCCGATCAGGAGCAGTTGTTGCAAGTTGAGGGGTGGCAGGTCGATGCCTTGAAAAAAGCAAATCGCCAGGAACTGGTGAAATCCACTGCAAAGGAAGCCGCAGCTCCGGTTGCACCGCAAACGGAGAACGAACATCCGGAAATTCCAACCCAGCCTTTGCAGGCCGAACAGGCAACTGAGGCTCCAGCGCCGGTTCAATGA
- a CDS encoding DUF2332 domain-containing protein gives MVAVKDNNPVQVERRVRLARRFRRQQSFSQSNSPLTAYLCGCIAKRLAPEAGDNPLCTWLLEASRDCASFAVPMLLLASLHRQILAHNPGFAELAAYFPTVGGSKECDADIGAVLEQVILAKRSQLAECIQSGRVQTNETGRGLCWLLPLCYLPWQEVTLIDLGCSAGLNLIADQRHYVLRDIESVWPDFSLGSGLSPQFVVNSKGTFIFPEYQVPQIRARLGCDLHPFSLANEDDELSLASFVWGDQTDRLSRLREGIVALHALQKSAAPVHLFQADLTKDLPGFLEQCSPTTSPTVIFNTYLLSYLKDRGRSLRTSLRQWAAQQPHPVLWLQWELMQQGPEPPETGWLGWTAELWSGGSHRSWQLAWVHPHGMEVQWCSDLAFWEEFCRISGT, from the coding sequence GTGGTAGCGGTGAAGGACAATAATCCCGTGCAGGTGGAACGGCGTGTTCGTTTGGCCCGTCGTTTCCGCAGGCAGCAAAGTTTTTCCCAAAGTAACTCGCCGCTGACTGCCTATCTTTGCGGCTGCATCGCCAAACGACTCGCCCCCGAGGCAGGCGACAACCCGCTTTGCACCTGGTTGCTGGAGGCAAGTCGCGATTGTGCCTCCTTTGCCGTTCCCATGCTGCTCTTGGCATCTCTGCACCGGCAGATTCTAGCGCACAATCCAGGATTTGCCGAATTGGCCGCCTATTTTCCAACAGTTGGGGGGAGCAAAGAGTGTGATGCCGACATCGGTGCGGTACTGGAGCAGGTTATCCTTGCCAAGCGTAGCCAACTGGCGGAATGTATCCAGTCCGGGCGCGTCCAGACCAACGAAACCGGACGCGGGCTATGCTGGCTGCTTCCCCTTTGCTATCTTCCCTGGCAAGAGGTCACCTTAATTGATCTGGGATGCAGCGCCGGGCTCAACCTGATTGCCGATCAGCGTCATTATGTTTTGCGCGACATAGAGTCGGTTTGGCCTGATTTCTCCCTTGGAAGCGGACTATCCCCACAATTTGTCGTCAATTCCAAGGGAACATTTATTTTCCCCGAATACCAGGTGCCGCAAATTCGCGCGCGCCTGGGCTGCGATTTGCATCCTTTTTCCTTGGCAAACGAAGATGATGAACTCTCACTTGCCTCGTTTGTCTGGGGTGATCAGACAGATCGATTGTCGAGATTGCGGGAAGGCATCGTGGCGCTGCATGCTCTCCAGAAGAGTGCCGCTCCGGTACATCTCTTTCAGGCAGACCTGACCAAAGATCTCCCGGGTTTTCTCGAACAGTGCTCGCCGACCACCTCGCCAACAGTAATTTTCAATACTTACCTGCTCTCCTATCTCAAGGATAGGGGGCGTTCTCTGCGGACATCTTTGCGGCAATGGGCGGCTCAACAGCCACACCCGGTCCTCTGGCTGCAGTGGGAACTCATGCAACAGGGGCCTGAGCCTCCTGAAACCGGTTGGCTGGGATGGACGGCGGAACTGTGGTCAGGGGGCTCCCATCGTTCCTGGCAGTTGGCCTGGGTGCATCCCCATGGGATGGAGGTACAATGGTGTTCGGATCTCGCCTTCTGGGAAGAATTTTGTCGCATTTCCGGGACCTGA
- the mtgA gene encoding monofunctional biosynthetic peptidoglycan transglycosylase: MIPLFCRRCHASPESSSPGGFRRFVFRLYRRTVLFVLFVCLMPVVAVVAFRWLPVPFSSFMLIRQVERLQPVNDVPPIHYQWADLEDISPLMPLAVIAGEDQRFPDHWGFDFQAINRAIQYNKNHSRKMRGASTISQQTAKNLFLWSERSLLRKGMEAVLTLCIEVLWPKERILEVYLNIAEFADGIYGVRAASLQLFHTDPARLNRRQAALLASVLPNPRRFHANRPSAYILRRAQWIETNMARLGGTRYLDQL, from the coding sequence ATGATCCCTTTGTTTTGCCGCAGATGTCATGCATCGCCTGAATCCTCCTCACCTGGAGGGTTTAGGCGTTTTGTTTTTCGTCTCTACCGGCGCACTGTTCTCTTTGTCCTGTTCGTCTGTCTCATGCCGGTGGTTGCGGTTGTTGCCTTTCGCTGGTTGCCGGTCCCTTTCAGCAGTTTTATGCTCATTCGCCAGGTCGAGCGTTTGCAGCCGGTTAACGATGTGCCGCCTATCCATTACCAGTGGGCCGATTTAGAGGATATCTCGCCCTTGATGCCCCTGGCGGTCATTGCCGGTGAAGATCAGCGTTTTCCCGATCATTGGGGATTCGATTTTCAGGCCATCAACAGGGCCATCCAATACAACAAAAATCACAGCCGAAAAATGCGCGGGGCCAGCACCATCAGTCAGCAGACGGCAAAAAATCTCTTTCTCTGGAGTGAACGCAGCCTGCTGCGAAAAGGGATGGAAGCTGTCCTTACCTTGTGCATCGAGGTGCTCTGGCCCAAGGAGCGGATTTTGGAGGTCTACCTCAATATCGCCGAGTTTGCCGATGGTATCTATGGTGTCCGTGCGGCGAGCCTCCAGCTCTTTCACACCGACCCGGCCCGCCTCAACCGTCGTCAGGCTGCATTGCTGGCATCCGTGTTGCCAAATCCGCGACGATTCCATGCCAATCGGCCATCAGCCTATATTTTGCGCCGAGCCCAGTGGATTGAAACAAATATGGCCAGGCTCGGCGGCACCCGCTACCTGGATCAGCTTTGA
- a CDS encoding ATP-binding cassette domain-containing protein: protein MITVEHLTRTYDAVKAVDDVSFTIGMGEIVGLLGHNGAGKTTIMKMITGFLEPSGGSITVDGLDLQSNRRKIQQLIGYLPENCPVYPEMTVAGYLQYIASLHGVAPDRMGPLLVDSLKRTGLMDRASQMIGTLSRGYRQRVGVAQAILHRPKIIILDEPTNGLDPTQIQHMRRLIQELAQDATLIISTHILQEVQAVCDRVIIIQHGKKVVDAKLEALSGGQRLLVTTDRAEAGEMLKNLAGVSMVEPVQSGAKRFCFALSAGIPAEELAPAVATAMTAQGWPLYGLSPEARSLERVFSEINMAAGREQ, encoded by the coding sequence ATGATAACAGTCGAACATTTGACCCGAACCTATGATGCGGTAAAGGCGGTTGACGACGTCTCCTTTACCATCGGGATGGGTGAGATTGTCGGTCTTTTGGGTCATAACGGTGCCGGCAAAACCACGATCATGAAAATGATCACCGGTTTCCTTGAGCCAAGCGGTGGCAGCATTACCGTCGATGGGCTCGATCTGCAGAGCAATCGCCGCAAGATTCAGCAATTGATCGGTTACCTGCCGGAAAACTGTCCAGTCTATCCGGAGATGACGGTGGCGGGGTATTTGCAATACATCGCCTCACTTCATGGCGTTGCTCCAGATCGCATGGGCCCGCTTTTGGTCGATTCATTGAAACGGACCGGTTTGATGGATCGCGCCTCTCAGATGATCGGCACCCTGTCCCGAGGTTACCGCCAGCGGGTGGGGGTGGCCCAGGCCATTCTCCACCGGCCGAAGATCATCATTCTCGATGAACCCACCAACGGCCTCGATCCGACCCAGATCCAGCACATGCGCCGGCTCATTCAAGAGCTGGCTCAGGACGCGACCCTGATTATATCCACCCATATTTTGCAGGAAGTGCAGGCGGTTTGCGATCGGGTGATCATTATCCAGCACGGTAAAAAGGTTGTGGATGCAAAACTTGAGGCCTTGAGTGGTGGGCAACGCCTGCTGGTCACCACCGACCGTGCCGAGGCAGGTGAAATGCTGAAAAACCTTGCCGGGGTCTCCATGGTTGAACCCGTGCAATCCGGAGCCAAGCGCTTTTGCTTTGCCCTCAGTGCAGGGATCCCGGCGGAGGAACTGGCACCGGCGGTGGCCACGGCCATGACCGCCCAGGGCTGGCCGCTCTATGGACTCAGCCCCGAGGCGCGCAGCCTCGAACGCGTTTTCAGTGAAATCAACATGGCTGCAGGGAGGGAACAATGA
- the lpxD gene encoding UDP-3-O-(3-hydroxymyristoyl)glucosamine N-acyltransferase codes for MPREYSLQQLADLVGGQIQGDPNIVIRGLNGIEYARSQELTFVLNTKQLPLPEHCQASACIAPTGAEGAGLPLILSDQPSVAAAKIHSVLVNEPFQATGVHPSAVVGENCSIPQEVSVGALVCLGDNVTLGQRVTLHPGAVVGDGVSIGDDTVVHANVIIAAGCIIGKRVILYHGAVIGSDGFGFATDKMGFHHKKPQVGIVRIDDEVEIGANSCVDRAAFGVTWIKAGTRIDNLVMVGHNVTIGENSVLVAQVGIAGSTTLGRNVVLGAKAGVAGHLHLDDQVMAAAKSGIHNSQPKGAIVGGTPAIEMKKWGRASAAYGRLPEMVKELRRLRKEVERLSALIDSAE; via the coding sequence GTGCCTCGAGAATACAGTTTGCAGCAGCTTGCGGATTTGGTGGGTGGGCAGATTCAGGGGGACCCGAATATTGTGATTCGGGGACTGAACGGCATTGAATATGCTCGGAGCCAGGAGCTCACCTTTGTGCTGAATACAAAGCAATTACCGCTGCCGGAACATTGCCAGGCATCAGCCTGTATTGCCCCTACTGGGGCCGAAGGGGCCGGTCTTCCCCTGATTCTCTCGGATCAACCATCGGTAGCCGCAGCCAAAATTCATTCCGTCCTGGTCAACGAGCCCTTTCAAGCGACCGGGGTGCATCCCTCGGCGGTGGTGGGCGAAAATTGTTCCATTCCTCAAGAGGTGAGTGTTGGCGCACTGGTTTGCCTGGGCGACAATGTAACCCTTGGCCAGCGTGTTACCCTTCATCCGGGAGCCGTCGTCGGCGATGGGGTTTCGATTGGCGATGATACGGTTGTTCATGCCAATGTTATTATCGCCGCTGGTTGCATTATCGGAAAACGGGTTATCTTGTACCACGGTGCTGTTATCGGCAGTGACGGGTTTGGTTTTGCCACCGACAAGATGGGATTTCATCATAAAAAACCGCAGGTCGGCATCGTCCGTATCGATGATGAGGTGGAGATCGGAGCCAACAGCTGCGTTGATCGTGCAGCCTTTGGGGTTACCTGGATTAAAGCCGGTACCCGCATCGATAATCTGGTCATGGTTGGCCATAATGTGACTATCGGTGAAAATTCGGTCCTTGTAGCCCAGGTCGGCATTGCCGGTAGCACCACTCTGGGGCGGAATGTCGTTTTGGGGGCAAAGGCTGGAGTTGCCGGCCATCTCCATCTTGATGACCAGGTTATGGCGGCCGCCAAAAGCGGCATTCACAACAGTCAACCCAAAGGGGCTATTGTTGGGGGGACTCCGGCGATCGAGATGAAAAAATGGGGCCGTGCCTCTGCCGCTTATGGGCGTTTGCCTGAAATGGTCAAGGAATTACGGCGGTTGCGTAAAGAAGTTGAACGGCTCAGTGCGCTTATCGATTCTGCGGAGTAA
- a CDS encoding YqaA family protein, whose product MDCSSLAQLPLYGGLFTSALIAATVFPMQSEAVLVGLLLDGNFSTPLLIVAASCGNVLGAVINWWLGRSLDRFRHRPWFPATNRQMQRAEQWYHRYGRWSLLLSWVPIVGDPLTVIAGVLGEPLLSFLLIAGSAKLLRYLLLTALTLQWLG is encoded by the coding sequence ATGGATTGTTCTTCCCTTGCCCAACTTCCCCTCTATGGCGGGTTGTTCACCTCAGCCCTGATTGCGGCAACCGTCTTCCCCATGCAGTCGGAGGCGGTTCTGGTCGGTCTGTTGCTTGACGGCAACTTCTCGACGCCCCTCCTCATTGTTGCCGCCAGTTGCGGCAATGTCCTTGGTGCGGTCATCAACTGGTGGCTGGGACGCTCTCTTGATCGATTTCGCCATCGCCCCTGGTTTCCGGCCACCAACAGACAGATGCAGCGGGCGGAGCAGTGGTACCACCGCTACGGCCGTTGGTCCCTGCTGCTTTCCTGGGTGCCGATTGTCGGCGATCCCCTGACGGTGATTGCCGGCGTCTTGGGAGAACCACTGCTCTCCTTTCTGTTGATAGCAGGCTCGGCAAAATTGCTGCGCTATCTTCTTCTCACCGCCCTCACCCTGCAATGGCTTGGGTAA
- the fabZ gene encoding 3-hydroxyacyl-ACP dehydratase FabZ produces MDIQLPIEIPKIMEILPHRYPFLLVDRIVEMDRGQTITGIKNVTMNEPFFQGHFPGEPVMPGVLILEAMAQVGGILACLSDPEMIGRLVYFAGVDKARFRRVVRPGDQLVMKLEMIKQKGKVIKMTGKAYVDEQLATEAELMASFA; encoded by the coding sequence ATGGATATACAACTGCCTATAGAAATACCCAAAATAATGGAGATTCTGCCCCATCGCTATCCGTTCCTTTTGGTGGACCGGATCGTCGAAATGGATCGGGGCCAAACAATCACCGGCATAAAAAACGTCACCATGAACGAGCCCTTTTTTCAGGGCCATTTTCCCGGTGAGCCCGTTATGCCAGGCGTTCTCATCTTGGAGGCCATGGCGCAGGTGGGCGGCATTCTTGCCTGTCTTTCCGATCCGGAAATGATTGGCCGCCTGGTCTACTTTGCCGGGGTCGACAAAGCCCGCTTTCGTCGGGTTGTCAGGCCAGGTGATCAGTTGGTCATGAAGTTGGAGATGATCAAACAGAAGGGGAAAGTGATCAAGATGACCGGCAAGGCCTATGTGGATGAGCAACTGGCTACAGAGGCTGAGTTGATGGCCAGCTTTGCCTAA
- a CDS encoding Gldg family protein: protein MNTLRKIARRELAVFFATPAAFIFFGAFLAATLFIFFWVETFFSRNIADVRPMFEWMPVLLIFLASAITMRVWSEEHRAGTLEPLLTAPVSVPTLVLGKFIACLSLVAIGLVLTLPLPVTVSFLGQLDWGPVFGGYLASLVLAGAYIAIGLFVSAQFNSQIVSLIVSTLVCSVLYMLGSDTLTGFFGNEGGELLKLLGAGSRFDAITRGVIDVRDLVYSLSLIGIFLSLNVYSLERGRWAGNPSNPVHRRWGVLTGLLLANFLLLNFWLAPIGVLRADLTDGKIYSISPATKSYLSRLQEPLLIRGYFSAQTHPLLAPLVPQIRDLLREYEVAGKGKVKVEFVDPQEKPEIEQEAGEKYGIRPVPFQTASRYQTAVTNSYFDVLIKYGNEFQTLSFQDLIEVKSEGDTKLEVELRNPEHDITRAIKKVLYSYQGGGNLFAGIGNPVVFHGYVSAVDKLPKPLVELKTNLEQVLAELKTQGKEKFSFAFADPEADGGGLASKLTQEFGMQPMVAGLLSTETFWFYMTLESGGQQVQVALPATLDKTALKNSIEASLKRFSKGMLKTVALYTPPSNPALAQYGMPQGNTFQMLTRFAEQEHRVLPVDLNNGQVPPDADILVVVSPERLQQKQLFAIDQFLMQGGTVVVATSPFDVNLQGRLAAEDKESGLKDWLAGYGISQPHSMVLDPQNAAFPVPVERQVGGYSVRETHLINYPYFVDIRNDGMNRQNGLISGIDQLSMTWASPIVINADKNKGRKVISLLQSSKDTWLSDSIDIQPNFGRYGEAGFAQGKAEGRQLLGVMVEGEFDSWFKGKTSPLIEDARKQAEKEKKDWEAAAKDGKKQAVAPTPHTDVIGRVLEHSPDSARIILLSSNSFLADTSLELASGAGGTRYLNPLQLVTNCIDWSLEDRDLLSIRGRGHFARTLLPMTKEMRMTWEYLNYGLAACGLLLVWIIRRTIWTRVRRRDQALIEGRMEA, encoded by the coding sequence ATGAACACGCTGCGCAAGATAGCCCGTCGGGAGTTGGCGGTATTTTTCGCAACCCCGGCTGCCTTCATCTTTTTCGGCGCCTTTCTCGCCGCCACCCTGTTCATATTTTTCTGGGTAGAGACTTTTTTCAGCCGCAACATTGCCGATGTCCGGCCGATGTTCGAATGGATGCCGGTTCTGCTCATCTTTCTCGCCTCGGCCATCACCATGCGCGTCTGGTCGGAGGAGCACCGGGCAGGGACCCTGGAACCGCTGTTGACGGCTCCGGTCAGTGTGCCGACTCTGGTATTGGGCAAGTTCATTGCCTGCCTCTCGCTGGTGGCGATCGGCTTGGTGTTGACCCTGCCCCTGCCGGTGACGGTCAGCTTTCTTGGCCAACTCGATTGGGGACCGGTGTTCGGCGGTTATCTCGCCAGCCTTGTCCTCGCAGGCGCTTATATTGCCATCGGCCTTTTTGTCAGTGCCCAGTTTAACAGCCAGATTGTCAGTCTGATCGTTTCTACCCTGGTCTGCAGTGTACTCTACATGCTGGGTTCCGATACACTGACCGGTTTTTTCGGCAATGAAGGCGGCGAACTGCTCAAACTGCTGGGCGCGGGATCACGCTTTGATGCCATCACCCGCGGGGTGATCGATGTCCGCGACCTGGTCTATAGCTTGAGTCTTATCGGGATATTTCTCTCGCTTAACGTCTATAGCCTGGAGCGTGGTCGTTGGGCAGGAAATCCGAGCAATCCCGTGCACCGTCGTTGGGGTGTGCTGACCGGACTTTTGCTTGCCAACTTTCTCCTGCTGAATTTTTGGCTTGCACCCATCGGTGTGTTGCGGGCGGATCTGACCGACGGAAAGATCTATTCCATCTCGCCGGCCACCAAATCCTATCTTTCCCGCCTGCAGGAACCGCTATTGATCAGGGGCTATTTTTCGGCGCAGACCCATCCGCTGCTGGCGCCCCTTGTTCCCCAGATTCGTGATCTGTTGCGGGAATACGAGGTGGCCGGCAAGGGCAAGGTCAAGGTGGAATTTGTCGATCCCCAGGAAAAACCGGAGATCGAGCAGGAGGCAGGGGAGAAGTATGGGATTCGTCCGGTTCCCTTCCAGACCGCTTCGCGTTACCAGACTGCGGTGACCAACTCCTATTTCGATGTTCTCATCAAGTACGGCAATGAGTTCCAGACCCTGAGCTTTCAAGACCTGATCGAGGTCAAGAGCGAGGGCGATACCAAGCTTGAGGTTGAGCTCCGCAATCCGGAGCACGATATCACCCGTGCTATCAAAAAGGTGTTGTACAGTTATCAGGGCGGCGGCAATCTTTTTGCCGGAATCGGTAATCCAGTGGTCTTTCATGGCTATGTTTCCGCGGTCGATAAACTGCCTAAGCCGTTGGTTGAGCTGAAGACGAATTTAGAGCAGGTCCTTGCCGAATTGAAAACCCAAGGCAAGGAGAAATTCTCCTTTGCTTTTGCCGATCCCGAAGCCGATGGCGGCGGGCTGGCCAGTAAGTTGACCCAGGAGTTCGGCATGCAGCCCATGGTTGCGGGGCTGCTCTCCACGGAGACCTTCTGGTTTTACATGACCTTGGAAAGTGGCGGCCAGCAGGTTCAGGTGGCCTTACCTGCAACCCTTGACAAAACAGCACTGAAAAATTCAATCGAGGCCTCGCTCAAACGTTTTTCCAAGGGCATGCTCAAAACCGTGGCCCTGTACACGCCGCCAAGCAACCCGGCTCTGGCGCAATACGGCATGCCCCAGGGCAACACCTTCCAGATGCTGACCCGTTTTGCGGAACAGGAGCACCGGGTTCTTCCCGTGGATCTCAACAACGGCCAGGTCCCTCCGGATGCCGATATCCTGGTGGTGGTTTCGCCGGAACGATTGCAGCAAAAGCAACTCTTTGCCATTGATCAGTTTCTGATGCAGGGGGGAACCGTGGTTGTGGCCACCTCACCCTTTGATGTCAACCTGCAGGGACGGCTTGCCGCCGAAGACAAGGAAAGCGGCCTCAAAGACTGGCTTGCCGGGTATGGCATCAGTCAACCGCATTCCATGGTGCTGGATCCGCAGAATGCGGCTTTTCCGGTGCCAGTAGAGCGCCAGGTCGGTGGATATTCCGTCCGCGAAACCCATCTGATCAACTATCCGTACTTTGTCGACATCAGAAATGATGGTATGAACCGGCAAAACGGTCTCATTTCCGGCATTGATCAGCTTTCCATGACCTGGGCTTCGCCGATCGTGATCAATGCGGACAAAAACAAGGGCCGTAAGGTGATTTCCCTGCTGCAGAGCTCAAAGGACACCTGGCTCTCCGACTCGATTGACATTCAGCCCAACTTCGGTCGCTACGGCGAGGCAGGGTTTGCCCAGGGCAAGGCCGAGGGGCGTCAGTTGCTTGGGGTGATGGTTGAAGGCGAGTTCGATTCCTGGTTCAAGGGGAAAACCTCTCCGCTGATTGAGGATGCCCGCAAACAGGCGGAAAAAGAGAAAAAAGATTGGGAGGCTGCAGCCAAGGACGGCAAAAAACAAGCCGTTGCTCCCACGCCTCATACCGATGTCATTGGCCGGGTCCTGGAGCACTCGCCGGATTCAGCCCGCATTATCCTGCTCTCTTCCAACAGCTTCCTCGCCGATACCAGCCTGGAGTTGGCCTCCGGAGCCGGTGGCACCCGTTATCTCAACCCACTGCAGCTGGTGACCAACTGCATTGACTGGTCGCTTGAAGACCGTGATCTGCTCTCCATTCGAGGCCGGGGGCATTTTGCCCGGACCCTGTTGCCGATGACAAAAGAGATGCGTATGACCTGGGAATATCTGAATTATGGTTTGGCTGCCTGTGGCCTTTTGTTGGTGTGGATTATCCGTCGCACAATCTGGACACGGGTGCGGCGGCGTGATCAGGCCCTGATTGAGGGGAGGATGGAAGCATGA
- a CDS encoding DUF1343 domain-containing protein — MIQIGLEKICDGKDPRLGGKRFGLLSNQASTNRQFVHGRDLLLQVYPGQMTCLFSPQHGFFSEKQDNMVESDHQVDAASGLPVYSLYGETRRPYPAMFEGIDLLLIDLIDVGTRVYTFVWTVLYCLEVAAENGIKVIILDRPNPIGGHRIEGNVLQMDCSSFVGLHTIPMRHGLTVGELALLCTRERGINVDLEVVPVSNWKRSMLFPATGFPWLSPSPNMPTLNTALVYPGQVIWEGTNVSEARGTTLPFELFGTPFLNHREVLDFLQKTDLPGCFLRPLCFEPTSGKWMGTTCNGFQIHVTDAESFFPYRTSLALLQAMLQLYPDQFAYKQPPYEYEFDRLPLDLILGDRSVREALEQGVAILDIERGWQQGLADYRQRIEAVLLYD, encoded by the coding sequence GTGATTCAGATAGGGCTGGAAAAAATCTGTGACGGAAAAGATCCGCGACTCGGCGGCAAGCGTTTTGGTCTGCTCTCCAATCAGGCCTCAACCAACCGTCAATTTGTACATGGCAGGGATTTGTTGCTGCAGGTCTATCCTGGCCAGATGACCTGCCTGTTTTCTCCCCAACATGGTTTTTTCAGTGAGAAACAGGATAACATGGTGGAATCCGACCACCAGGTGGATGCGGCCAGTGGTTTGCCGGTGTATTCGCTCTATGGTGAAACCCGCCGTCCGTATCCGGCCATGTTTGAAGGGATAGATCTGCTGCTTATCGATCTCATCGATGTCGGCACCCGGGTGTATACCTTTGTGTGGACCGTGCTCTATTGCCTTGAGGTGGCCGCGGAAAACGGGATCAAGGTGATCATCCTCGATCGTCCTAATCCCATCGGCGGCCATCGTATCGAAGGCAATGTTTTGCAGATGGACTGCAGCTCCTTTGTCGGCCTGCATACCATTCCCATGCGCCATGGACTTACAGTTGGGGAATTGGCGCTGCTGTGCACAAGGGAAAGAGGGATCAATGTTGACCTCGAGGTGGTTCCCGTCTCCAACTGGAAACGTTCCATGCTCTTCCCCGCAACCGGGTTTCCCTGGCTTTCTCCCTCGCCGAACATGCCCACCTTGAACACAGCCTTGGTCTATCCGGGACAGGTTATCTGGGAGGGGACAAACGTTTCCGAGGCTCGCGGCACGACCTTGCCTTTCGAACTTTTCGGCACCCCATTCCTCAACCATCGAGAAGTGCTAGATTTCCTGCAGAAAACGGATCTGCCCGGTTGTTTTCTTCGCCCCCTGTGCTTTGAACCGACCTCCGGCAAGTGGATGGGGACGACATGCAATGGCTTTCAGATCCATGTGACCGATGCGGAATCCTTTTTCCCCTATCGAACCAGTCTTGCCCTTTTGCAGGCAATGCTCCAGCTTTATCCTGACCAGTTCGCCTACAAGCAGCCCCCCTATGAGTATGAGTTCGACCGGCTGCCCCTGGATTTGATTCTTGGTGATCGTTCCGTGCGTGAGGCGCTGGAACAAGGCGTAGCAATTCTTGACATTGAAAGGGGGTGGCAGCAAGGGTTGGCTGACTACCGGCAACGGATCGAGGCTGTTTTACTTTACGATTAA
- a CDS encoding outer membrane beta-barrel protein, with protein MKKVLSVMAVSAFVMTAGVAFAGGPGKQMDSACPEACQQQIDDLQSSQAQQNEELSSHAKQLENHEGRITALELDSAYFVRIGGRLAWADVNADPAVGGGSDSSDMGWGAALAVGQKYGDFRYELELAYEDLEFDGADGDLTTVMGNLYYDLPIQDGFSVYGMVGIGYGYLNASATGFDESANTIAYKIGLGVSYMFTDTIAGDLGYEYLGLADNDITDNFDGHNIVASVRFMF; from the coding sequence ATGAAGAAAGTATTGAGCGTAATGGCTGTTTCTGCTTTCGTAATGACTGCTGGTGTCGCTTTTGCCGGTGGCCCTGGTAAACAAATGGATTCTGCCTGCCCGGAAGCTTGCCAGCAGCAGATCGATGACCTCCAGTCTTCCCAGGCTCAGCAGAACGAAGAGCTTTCCTCCCATGCAAAACAGTTGGAGAATCACGAGGGTCGTATCACTGCTCTGGAATTGGACAGCGCCTACTTTGTACGCATTGGCGGTCGTCTTGCCTGGGCGGACGTTAATGCTGATCCTGCTGTTGGCGGTGGAAGTGACAGCTCCGATATGGGCTGGGGCGCTGCCCTTGCTGTTGGTCAAAAGTATGGCGACTTCCGTTACGAGTTGGAACTTGCCTATGAGGATCTCGAGTTCGACGGCGCTGATGGTGATCTGACCACCGTCATGGGCAACCTGTACTATGATCTGCCCATTCAGGATGGTTTCAGTGTCTACGGCATGGTTGGTATCGGTTATGGTTACCTTAACGCCAGTGCCACCGGATTTGATGAGTCTGCCAACACCATCGCCTACAAGATCGGTCTGGGTGTAAGTTACATGTTCACCGACACCATCGCCGGCGACCTCGGTTATGAGTACCTCGGTCTTGCTGACAATGATATTACTGATAACTTTGACGGTCACAACATCGTTGCCTCCGTACGTTTCATGTTCTAA